A region from the Anoplolepis gracilipes chromosome 2, ASM4749672v1, whole genome shotgun sequence genome encodes:
- the Hdac1 gene encoding histone deacetylase HDAC1: MQQPKKRVCYYYDSDIGNYYYGQGHPMKPHRIKMTHNLLLNYGLYRKMEIYRPHKATQEEMTKFHSDDYIRFLRSIRPDNMTEYNKQMQRFNVGEDCPVFDGLYEFCQLSAGGSVAAAVKLNKQASEICINWGGGLHHAKKSEASGFCYVNDIVLGILELLKYHQRVLYIDIDVHHGDGVEEAFYTTDRVMTVSFHKYGEYFPGTGDLRDIGAGKGKYYAVNIPLRDGMDDESYESIFVPIISKVMETFQPSAVVLQCGADSLTGDRLGCFNLTVKGHGKCVEFVKRYNLPFLMVGGGGYTIRNVSRCWTYETSVALGSEIANELPYNDYFEYFGPDFKLHISPSNMTNQNTPEYLEKIKTRLFENLRMLPHAPGVQVQAIPEDGAIVDVYEPEEKMNLDERLSQHDLDKRIQHENEYSDSEDEGEGGRRDNRSYKGTKKRPRLEKGQDVDMHIMNINIKKEDDMKFESKGNDKDEKTNLYNEEIKKDGGNL; the protein is encoded by the exons ATGCAGCAGCCTAAAAAACGTGTCTGCTACTATTACGACA GTGATattggaaattattattatggtcAAGGACATCCCATGAAACCTCATCGTATAAAAATGACACACAACTTACTCTTGAATTATGGCCTTTATAGAAAGATGGAAATTTAT CGGCCTCACAAAGCTACGCAAGAAGAAATGACAAAGTTCCATAGCGATGATTATATTCGATTTCTGAGATCCATACGGCCAGATAATATGACAGAATACAACAAACAAATGCAACGAT TTAATGTAGGAGAAGATTGCCCTGTTTTTGATGGCTTGTATGAGTTTTGTCAATTATCGGCTGGTGGATCTGTAGCTGCCGCTGTAAAACTCAACAAACAAGCCTCAGAAATCTGCATCAATTGGGGTGGTGGCTTGCATCACGCGAAAAAAAGCGAAGCCTCGGGTTTCTGCTATGTAAATGATATTGTACTTGGAATTTTGGAACTGCTGAAATATCATCAGAGAGTTTTGTACATTGACATTGATGTGCATCATGGCGACGGTGTAGAGGAAGCTTTTTATACAACAGATAGAGTAATGACAGTCTCATTTCACAAATATGGCGAATATTTCCCTGGAACTGGAGATCTCCGCGATATTGGAGCTGGGAAG GGAAAGTATTATGCGGTTAATATACCTTTGAGAGATGGTATGGATGATGAAAGCTACGAGTCAATATTTGTTCCTATCATTTCAAAAGTAATGGAAACTTTCCAACCTTCTGCTGTCGTTTTACAATGTGGTGCCGACTCATTGAcgg GTGATCGATTGGGATGTTTTAATTTGACTGTGAAAGGTCATGGTAAATGCGTGGaatttgtaaaaagatataatttaccCTTCTTGATGGTAGGAGGTGGCGGCTACACAATCAGAAACGTATCCAGATGTTGGACATATGAGACATCTGTAGCTCTAGGGTCTGAAATCGCGAATGAACTTCcttataatgattattttgaatattttggcCCTGATTTTAAACTGCATATTAGTCCTTCAAATATGACAAATCAAAACACTCCCGAATATCTTGAAAAGATTAA GACaagattatttgaaaacttaAGAATGCTACCTCATGCGCCTGGTGTACAAGTTCAGGCAATTCCAGAGGATGGTGCTATTGTCGATGTTTATGAACCAGAAGAAAAGATGAATCTTGATGAAAGACTATCTCAACATGACTTGGACAAGAGAATACAACATGAAAATGAATATAGTGATAGTGAAGATGAAGGAGAAGGTGGACGAAGAGATAACAGAtcatataaa ggtACTAAGAAGCGACCACGTTTGGAAAAAGGACAGGATGTAGACATGCATATCatgaacattaatataaaaaaagaggatGATATGAAATTTGAATCAAAAG gaaATGATAAAGACGAGAAAACAAATCTTTATAATGaggaaataaagaaagacGGGGGTAATCTCTGA
- the Mrf1 gene encoding peptide chain release factor 1-like, mitochondrial, with protein sequence MTQIRRMSLLIRKCGFDNYWRYMKLVNPKKIREIYFVSSLINLRSVRNLCNSHVSPNILDDRIRKCLDYITNKYKNKSWENNNFFKFIDLNNFDGLLSERLHFVENIQNLQDLAKQDAEMKKLAEEEEALYREQLNKLDEKLLNNILTNICKESYDSIIVEITAGVGGQEAMLFVKDLYNMYTGYADYLGLTYEVIHMEKNDNDGIRHVSVMMSGDETYKLQYEGGVHRVQRIPATEKLGRVHTSTASVAILPAPSEVQVVINEKDLKIETKRASGAGGQHVNTTDSAIRIVHLPSGLNVTCQENRSQIKNKEIAMIKLRSILYEQKLNKQTTFISELRQKQMGMKSRNEKVRTYNYNQDRVTDHRVENGTLYNLSGFMQGGQALEKLEERLYKDVQMKTLLEVINKLETQLK encoded by the exons GattcgtgaaatatatttcgtcTCGTCATTAATTAACCTAAGATCTGTGAGAAATTTGTGTAACTCACACGTGAGTCCAAATATTTTGGACGATAGAATTAGAAAATGCTTAGATTATATCACAAATAAGTATAAGAATAAATCCTGggagaataataatttcttcaaatttatcgatttaaataattttgatggcTTATTGAGCGAAAGATTGCATTTCGTAGAAAATATTCAGAATTTACAGGATTTAG cgAAACAGGATGCAGAGATGAAAAAGTTAGCCGAGGAAGAAGAAGCGTTGTACAGGGAACAGTTGAACAAACTTGATGAGAAAttgttaaacaatatattgacCAATATATGTAAGGAATCTTATGATAGTATTATCGTGGAAATAACGGCAGGTGTTGGTGGTCAGGAAGCGATGTTATTTGTTAAGGATTTATACAACATGTACACGGGTTATGCCGACTATTTAGGCTTAACTTATGAAGTAATCCATATGGAAAAGAATGATAATGATGGCATCAGACACGTCAGTGTTATGATGTCTGGTGATGAAACCTACAAATTGCAATATGAAGGTGGTGTACACCGAGTACAACGGATACCAGCCACCGAAAAATTAGGCCGTGTACATACTAGTACCGCCTCGGTAGCGATTTTACCAGCGCCATCAGAAGTACAAGTCGTAATTAATGAAAAGGATCTAAAGATTGAAACAAAAAGAGCGTCCGGTGCGGGCGGCCAACACGTGAACACCACCGATTCCGCGATAAGAATAGTTCACTTGCCAAGCGGGCTGAATGTGACTTGTCAAGAAAACAGATCGCAAATCAAGAACAAGGAAATAGCAATGATTAAGCTGAGGAGTATCCTGTATgagcaaaaattaaacaaacagACGACATTCATAAGCGAGCTACGACAAAAACAGATGGGAATGAAATCAAGAAATGAGAAGGTCAGAACATATAATTACAACCAGGATCGTGTAACTGATCACAGGGTAGAGAATGGGACTCTCTACAACTTATCAGGGTTTATGCAAGGTGGACAGGCGCTAGAGAAGTTAGAGGAAAGATTGTACAAGGATGTACAGATGAAAACTTTGTTGgaagtaattaataagttagagacacaattaaaatga